A stretch of the Verrucomicrobiia bacterium genome encodes the following:
- the deoC gene encoding deoxyribose-phosphate aldolase, translated as MTFTAPELARIVDHTLLRADATAADIERLCQEARDWGFHAVCVHGSRVLQAAHRLEDTGVRVVAVAGFPLGAMDADVKRFECESLVDLGAQELDVVLNVGRLKDGDDRYVLRELRDVVEAAGGVPVKVILECALLTEDEKRRASSMAVESGARWVKTSTGFGPGGATVDDVALLRSIVGPDFGVKASGGIRDLATVVALMDAGADRMGTSAGVALVQSLGM; from the coding sequence ATGACTTTCACCGCTCCGGAACTGGCCCGAATCGTGGACCATACCCTGTTGCGGGCCGACGCCACGGCCGCGGACATCGAACGTCTTTGTCAGGAGGCCCGGGATTGGGGCTTCCACGCGGTGTGCGTGCACGGGTCCCGCGTGCTCCAAGCGGCGCACCGGCTGGAAGATACCGGAGTTCGGGTCGTGGCGGTCGCGGGCTTTCCGCTTGGGGCAATGGATGCCGACGTGAAGCGGTTCGAATGCGAGTCGCTCGTGGACCTAGGCGCCCAGGAACTGGATGTCGTCCTCAACGTCGGGCGGCTCAAGGATGGCGATGACCGGTACGTGCTGCGTGAATTGCGCGACGTGGTCGAGGCGGCCGGCGGTGTCCCGGTGAAGGTGATCTTGGAATGCGCGCTGCTGACCGAAGACGAAAAGCGCCGTGCGAGCTCAATGGCGGTGGAGTCCGGGGCCCGCTGGGTGAAGACGTCCACAGGGTTTGGTCCGGGGGGGGCGACCGTGGACGATGTCGCACTGTTACGTTCCATCGTGGGGCCGGATTTCGGCGTCAAGGCGTCCGGCGGGATCCGGGACCTGGCGACGGTCGTGGCTCTGATGGATGCCGGGGCGGACCGGATGGGGACCAGCGCAGGGGTGGCCCTCGTCCAGAGCCTCGGGATGTGA
- a CDS encoding aspartate aminotransferase family protein: MRTRETLRQLRLYESPNVTHLDPDGRWPIVWDRARGCAVWDPEGRRYLDLTAAFGVAAAGHANPAVVRAGQRQLRRLPHAMGDVHPHPLKASLARVLSGLTFERWSGRRLTGRTVFTNSGFESVEAALKTARLATGRPGIIAFEGAYHGLGYGALEATHREHFRGPFRDQLGKFGTFVPWPACSTAACSCPANPACADLPRVEAAMHDAFARHAIGAILVEPVQARGGIRIPSPQFLPWLRRVADAHGALLIVDEIYTGFGRTGRWFACEHSGVMPDLVCLGKALAGGFPISACVGRAELMEAAWPRSEGEAIHTSTFLGNPVGCAMALAQIAELRRQRLIPRSASLGRHLLKSLRELPARIGRLELTVRGLGLMAGVELRHADGRPAGAESLAAIQSLLHQGYILLPEGPGAEVISFSPPLVIRRPALDRAVSALKQILREVAA; encoded by the coding sequence ATGCGCACCCGGGAAACCCTGCGTCAGCTTCGGCTTTACGAGTCACCCAACGTCACGCACCTCGACCCGGACGGACGGTGGCCAATCGTCTGGGATCGGGCGCGCGGCTGCGCCGTATGGGATCCGGAGGGGCGTCGGTACCTGGACCTCACGGCGGCCTTTGGCGTGGCGGCGGCCGGGCACGCGAATCCGGCCGTGGTGCGCGCGGGTCAGCGCCAGCTTCGCCGTCTGCCCCACGCGATGGGGGATGTGCATCCGCACCCGCTCAAGGCGTCGCTCGCCCGGGTCCTGAGCGGCCTGACCTTCGAGCGTTGGAGCGGCCGCCGGTTGACCGGCCGCACGGTGTTCACCAACTCGGGCTTTGAGTCCGTCGAGGCCGCCCTCAAGACGGCACGCCTGGCGACCGGCCGCCCCGGAATCATCGCCTTTGAGGGCGCCTATCATGGACTGGGCTACGGCGCGCTCGAGGCCACCCACCGCGAGCATTTCCGGGGCCCCTTCCGCGACCAGCTCGGGAAATTCGGAACCTTTGTTCCCTGGCCCGCCTGCTCGACGGCCGCATGCTCCTGCCCCGCCAACCCCGCCTGCGCCGACCTGCCGCGGGTGGAGGCCGCGATGCACGACGCCTTCGCCCGACACGCCATCGGCGCCATCCTCGTCGAACCGGTCCAGGCCCGCGGAGGCATCCGGATCCCTTCCCCACAGTTCCTGCCATGGCTTCGCCGTGTCGCGGACGCCCACGGAGCGCTGCTGATTGTGGACGAGATTTACACCGGGTTTGGGCGGACCGGACGCTGGTTTGCCTGCGAGCACAGCGGGGTGATGCCGGATCTGGTCTGTCTGGGCAAAGCCCTCGCCGGCGGGTTTCCGATCAGCGCCTGCGTCGGGCGCGCTGAACTGATGGAAGCGGCCTGGCCGCGGTCGGAGGGGGAGGCGATCCACACCAGCACCTTCCTGGGAAACCCGGTCGGATGCGCCATGGCCCTGGCGCAGATCGCCGAATTGCGCCGTCAACGGTTGATCCCGCGCAGCGCCTCCCTGGGGCGACACCTCCTCAAGTCCCTGCGGGAATTACCCGCCCGGATCGGTCGCCTGGAGCTCACGGTGCGCGGCCTCGGCTTGATGGCCGGTGTTGAATTGAGACATGCCGATGGACGGCCGGCCGGAGCCGAAAGCCTTGCGGCCATCCAATCCCTGCTCCACCAGGGCTACATCCTCCTGCCCGAAGGTCCCGGGGCCGAGGTCATCAGCTTCAGCCCGCCGCTGGTCATTCGGCGGCCCGCACTCGATCGGGCGGTCAGTGCCCTCAAGCAAATCCTCAGGGAGGTGGCCGCATGA
- a CDS encoding radical SAM protein, whose translation MRAGRHRAAQGKKERGGRKRDGPSGHCFPSRASSGYAVAVAGSLVVNEIYRSVQGESTFAGLPCVFVRLTGCALRCSYCDTAYAFTAGARRSFEDIREAVEQLAAPHAGQRILEHRLPLVEFTGGEPLLQIQAPALMREFCDAGFTVLVETGGAHDIGMLDPRIRRIMDLKTPSSGESARNRWENIAQLQPTDEVKFVIGTREDYEWARDVLLRHQLAGRCPLLFSWVAPLVPHQHDASLKPLPAGATPISRQELVEALLEDHLPVRFQLQMHKFIWPPDQKGV comes from the coding sequence ATGCGAGCAGGGCGGCATAGAGCCGCTCAGGGTAAAAAGGAACGGGGCGGACGCAAGCGCGACGGCCCTTCCGGCCATTGCTTCCCGTCCCGGGCCTCCTCCGGGTACGCTGTCGCCGTGGCGGGCAGTCTTGTGGTCAACGAAATCTACCGGAGCGTGCAGGGGGAGAGCACGTTTGCGGGATTGCCTTGTGTGTTCGTCCGGCTGACGGGGTGCGCGCTGCGCTGTTCGTATTGCGACACCGCGTATGCCTTCACCGCAGGCGCCCGGCGATCCTTTGAGGACATCCGGGAAGCGGTGGAGCAACTGGCCGCGCCGCATGCCGGCCAGCGGATTCTGGAGCACCGGCTCCCACTGGTCGAGTTCACCGGCGGGGAACCGCTGCTGCAAATCCAGGCGCCCGCACTGATGCGGGAATTCTGCGACGCGGGATTCACCGTGCTCGTGGAAACCGGCGGGGCCCACGACATCGGGATGCTGGATCCGCGCATCCGCCGGATCATGGATCTCAAGACGCCCAGCAGCGGGGAATCCGCCCGCAACCGGTGGGAGAATATTGCGCAACTTCAACCCACCGATGAGGTGAAGTTCGTCATTGGCACGCGGGAGGACTACGAATGGGCACGGGACGTCCTCCTGCGGCATCAGCTTGCAGGACGCTGTCCCCTGCTCTTCTCGTGGGTGGCGCCCCTCGTGCCGCATCAGCACGACGCCTCCCTGAAGCCGTTGCCGGCGGGCGCGACGCCCATTTCCCGGCAGGAACTGGTCGAGGCCCTGCTGGAGGACCATTTGCCGGTCCGTTTCCAGCTCCAGATGCACAAGTTCATCTGGCCTCCGGACCAAAAGGGAGTGTGA
- the rsmA gene encoding ribosomal RNA small subunit methyltransferase A: MTLGDMRRWLEAQGVMLTKSLGQHFLHDGNQLRRIVAAAGVIPGDRLLEIGPGLGPLTERLLATGAPVTAVELDDRLANALSERLGNPPLLELVRADALEWLRGDSRNWSTTKLVANLPYSVGSPILVELALSRHPPSRMVVTLQWEVVQRLTAAPGTENYGLLTLLIAARYEPEGWFRIPRSCFHPPPEVDSACVNLVRRPQPLVADDVLPTYVRVVRQAFSQRRKMMRKLLVTRWAPALVDAALLAAGVPHGARAEVLPPEAFADIASRLAAPD; this comes from the coding sequence ATGACCCTGGGCGACATGCGGCGCTGGCTGGAGGCCCAGGGCGTCATGCTGACGAAATCGCTGGGCCAGCATTTTCTACACGACGGCAATCAATTGCGCCGGATCGTGGCTGCCGCCGGCGTGATCCCCGGGGACCGGCTGCTGGAAATCGGCCCCGGACTGGGGCCCCTGACGGAACGGCTTCTGGCCACCGGAGCCCCGGTGACCGCGGTGGAACTGGATGACCGCCTCGCCAACGCCCTTTCCGAGCGCCTGGGCAATCCCCCGTTGCTGGAGCTCGTGCGTGCCGACGCCCTCGAATGGTTGCGGGGGGATTCGCGCAACTGGTCCACAACCAAGCTCGTGGCCAACCTGCCGTACTCGGTCGGTTCCCCGATTCTTGTGGAGCTCGCCCTGTCCCGGCATCCGCCGTCCCGGATGGTCGTCACGTTGCAATGGGAGGTCGTGCAACGGCTGACGGCGGCTCCAGGGACGGAGAACTACGGTCTGTTGACGCTCCTGATCGCGGCGCGGTACGAGCCGGAGGGATGGTTTCGAATTCCGCGCTCCTGTTTTCACCCGCCCCCGGAGGTGGATTCCGCCTGTGTCAACCTCGTCCGTCGGCCGCAGCCCCTGGTGGCGGACGACGTCCTGCCCACCTACGTCCGCGTCGTGCGGCAGGCCTTCAGCCAACGGCGCAAGATGATGCGCAAATTGCTGGTCACCCGCTGGGCGCCGGCGCTCGTGGATGCCGCCCTCCTAGCGGCCGGGGTCCCGCACGGCGCCCGGGCTGAAGTGCTGCCCCCGGAGGCCTTCGCGGACATTGCGTCCCGGCTGGCAGCGCCAGACTGA